The Bacillota bacterium DNA segment ACTGGGCAAACCACCCTCTGGACGGGAATTAACGCTGCTCAAGTGGTCGGCTACCACGTCAATGCCTACCCGACCAAAACTCTGCGGGAGCTTTTGAGCAGCCACAGCATTTTCAAAGTCGTAACTGAGCGGGGAAAGAAAGCTACCTTTGCCAACGCTTTTCGTCCCCAGTATTTTGAACTGGCCGCGCAAGGGAAAGCCAGGAATTCAACCTCAACCCAGGCCACCCTGAGCGCCGGTTTGCCTCTGCGGACTTTTGACGACCTGGCGGCGGGGAATGCCATTTATCAGGATATCACCAATGAGTTGCTCCGGCTCTGGGGTTTTGACCTGCCGCTGATTGAGCCGGAACTGGCCGGGACCAGGCTGGCCAGGATAGCTGATGACTACGATTTTACCTTGTTTGAGTACTTTCAAAGCGACCGGGCCGGCCACCGGGGGGATTTAAAGAGAGGGATGGAGATCATCGAACTTCTGGACCGTTTCCTGGGGGCAGTGATCGCAGAAACAAACTTGAGCCAGAGCCTGATCATCGTGACGAGTGATCACGGTAACCTGGAAGATATTTCGGTTGAGACCCACACCTTAAACCCGGTTCCGACGATTTTAATTCAGGAGAATATTGTTGCTAATTACCCTGTCATCACGTCGCTGACGCAGATTAATGACTATGTCTTGCAGGTGATCGACAGGGCGTAACGCTAAAAGAGACGTGCCTTATTTCACCGATGGTACAGCCAGATTTCCAGAAATAATGAGGACGGAAGGAGAGATAGTAATGAAATTGGCAGAGATTTATCAACTGGCTATTCGTTTGGGAAGGCAGACTGACCCGCGAGGTGAAGCTGAACTCAAGCAGTTGTTGGAGCGGCTGCATAAAGAATACGAAGAAATGAAAGAGGACGAACGGGGCGATTTTGACACAGAAAAACTGACCAACCCATTCAGTGACACCCGGATTTTGCTGGGTGATCCGGAACAGGAGGTTAAAGCGGTGCTGGTGGGCATCGACATCGAGGTGGGGGAAATTCTGCTGGCTGACCGCTTGCGTGAGAACGGCCAACAGGTTGATTTGATCCTGGCCCATCACCCCGAAGGAAAAGCCCTGGCCGCCCTCCATGAGGTGATGCACCTGCAGGCTGACGTTCTCCACCAGTTGGGTGTGCCAATCAACGTGGCCGAGGGTTTGCTGGCCAGCCGGATCACCGAGGTCAAGCGGGGGCTAATGCCGTTAAACCATAACAAGACGGTTGACGCCGCCCGTCTTTTAGGGTTCCCGTTGATGTGCGTCCACACCCCGGCTGATAATCTGGTTACGGCTTATCTTAATAAATTTTTTACTGAGAAGTCTCCCCGAACGGTGGCTGATGTGGTCAAGGCCCTGAAGGAAATTCCCGAGTACCGCTCTGCGGCCCGCATGGAGGTTGGTCCCCAGGTCATTTTAGGAGAGGGTAAAAACCGGGCGGGTAAGATTTTTGTGGATATGACCGGTGGTACCAGCGGGGCGGAGAAGGCTTACGAAAAGCTGGCTGATGCCGGGGTCGGAACGATTGTGTCTATGCACATGACCGATAAACACCGGACAGAGGCGGAGAAACACCACATTAATGTGGTGATTGCTGGCCACATGGCTAGTGATTCCCTGGGGATGAACCTCTTCCTGGATCACCTGGAAGCAGCAGGGTTGACCATTGTTCCCTGTGCGGGTTTGGTTAGGGTGAAGCGTGATCTTGAGGTGAGATAATGGCGATCCGACCAGAGTTGTTGGCCCCGGCGGGGGGGATGGAGGCCCTGATTGCCGCTGTTGCCAACGGGGCTGACGCCGTTTATTTAGGTGGAAAAATGTTCAGTGCGCGGGCGTATGCGGCTAACTTTGACCAGAAAGAGCTGAGGGTAGCGATTGAACACGCCCACCTTCGTGGAGTCAAGATTTATGTCACGGTGAACACCTTGCTCGACAACGGGGAACTGGCTGAAGC contains these protein-coding regions:
- a CDS encoding NGG1p interacting factor NIF3 — encoded protein: MKLAEIYQLAIRLGRQTDPRGEAELKQLLERLHKEYEEMKEDERGDFDTEKLTNPFSDTRILLGDPEQEVKAVLVGIDIEVGEILLADRLRENGQQVDLILAHHPEGKALAALHEVMHLQADVLHQLGVPINVAEGLLASRITEVKRGLMPLNHNKTVDAARLLGFPLMCVHTPADNLVTAYLNKFFTEKSPRTVADVVKALKEIPEYRSAARMEVGPQVILGEGKNRAGKIFVDMTGGTSGAEKAYEKLADAGVGTIVSMHMTDKHRTEAEKHHINVVIAGHMASDSLGMNLFLDHLEAAGLTIVPCAGLVRVKRDLEVR
- a CDS encoding metalloenzyme, encoding MITMNHLQKEIGLVDMRVLMIFIDGFGLGERDETKNPYVRARTPTLDRLLGGHCLYQDVGIVVGPLAVMLPTDTTLGVPGLPQSATGQTTLWTGINAAQVVGYHVNAYPTKTLRELLSSHSIFKVVTERGKKATFANAFRPQYFELAAQGKARNSTSTQATLSAGLPLRTFDDLAAGNAIYQDITNELLRLWGFDLPLIEPELAGTRLARIADDYDFTLFEYFQSDRAGHRGDLKRGMEIIELLDRFLGAVIAETNLSQSLIIVTSDHGNLEDISVETHTLNPVPTILIQENIVANYPVITSLTQINDYVLQVIDRA